Genomic window (Actinomycetes bacterium):
CTCCTGGGCCGCAAGACCGGCGACCTGGCTCCGGAGTTCCGCCGCGAGGTCGTCCACCGCGACGAGATGGTGCTGGTCGGACGCTGATCAGGGGCTGAGAGACTGCGACGCGTGACGATCCGCCCCATCCGCGAAGTCGGCGATCCCGTGCTCCGCACGCCCAGCGACGAGGTCAAGGCCTTCGACCGCGACGTCGCCGCCCTGGTCCGCGACCTGCTCGAGACCGTCGACCACCCGGGCCGGGCCGGGCTGGCCGCGCCGCAGATCGGGGTCGGCCTGCGGGCGTTCTCGTACAACCTCGACGGCGTGATCGGGCACGTGGTCAACCCGGTGATCGTCGAGCTCTCCGAGGAGACGCAGGACGGCGACGAGGGCTGCCTCTCGGTGCCCGGCATCTGGGCGCCGACGGTGCGGGCGATGCACGCCGTCGTCGAGGGGGTCGACGTGCACGGGGAACCGCTCCGGCTGGAGGGCTCCGGGCTCATGGCGCGCTGCCTGCAGCACGAGGTCGACCACCTCGACGGCAAGCTGTTCCTCGACCGCCTCACCGGGGACGCCCGGAAGAGCGCGCTGCGCGCACTGCGCGACCGCTGAGGTCAGCGCCGGGCGGTGCACTCGGCGCAGGTGC
Coding sequences:
- the def gene encoding peptide deformylase — protein: MTIRPIREVGDPVLRTPSDEVKAFDRDVAALVRDLLETVDHPGRAGLAAPQIGVGLRAFSYNLDGVIGHVVNPVIVELSEETQDGDEGCLSVPGIWAPTVRAMHAVVEGVDVHGEPLRLEGSGLMARCLQHEVDHLDGKLFLDRLTGDARKSALRALRDR